Proteins encoded within one genomic window of Ammonifex degensii KC4:
- the lepB gene encoding signal peptidase I, with amino-acid sequence MLGRALAEGQKSYWQEIIESLVIAVILAVVIRAFFLQPFYIPSGSMIPTLLQGDRILVAKFAYWFKDPQRGDIIVFHYPLNPKKDYIKRIIGVGGDVVELRNNHLYINGHLTPEPYLPPGTVFPDYGPVKVPPGCYFVLGDNRMNSEDSRVWGMLERRYIIGKAVFRYWPLDRIGVLN; translated from the coding sequence GTGCTGGGGAGAGCCTTGGCCGAGGGGCAAAAGAGTTATTGGCAGGAGATAATTGAGTCCCTGGTCATCGCGGTCATCCTGGCAGTTGTCATTCGGGCTTTCTTTCTTCAGCCTTTCTACATTCCTTCGGGCTCCATGATCCCGACGCTCCTGCAGGGGGATCGTATACTGGTGGCCAAGTTTGCCTACTGGTTCAAGGACCCCCAGCGGGGTGACATCATCGTCTTCCACTACCCCTTGAACCCCAAGAAGGACTACATAAAGCGGATCATCGGAGTAGGGGGAGATGTGGTAGAGCTCCGCAACAATCACCTGTACATTAACGGCCACCTCACTCCTGAGCCCTACTTGCCGCCGGGCACGGTTTTCCCCGACTACGGTCCGGTTAAAGTGCCGCCGGGATGCTATTTCGTCCTGGGGGACAACCGGATGAACAGCGAGGACAGTCGCGTGTGGGGCATGCTGGAGAGACGCTACATTATCGGAAAAGCCGTCTTCCGCTACTGGCCACTCGACCGCATAGGGGTGCTCAACTGA
- the trmD gene encoding tRNA (guanosine(37)-N1)-methyltransferase TrmD has translation MVFDILTLFPEMFQGPFSVSQIKRARERGLLEINLVNIRDYSPFKHREVDDAPFGGGGGMILRPEPIYLALEAIRERRGGKLGPVILLCPQGEKFSQRLAWELAREEHLVLICGHYEGVDERVRHLATGEISIGDFVLTGGELAAMVVVDAVARLLPGVLGDERAPAADSFAGGLLEHPHYTRPRVFRGEEVPEVLTSGHHARIARWRREESILRTLVRRPDLLSLAELTEEDRKFLRELKQRIEVLGV, from the coding sequence TTGGTCTTCGACATTCTCACCCTTTTTCCGGAAATGTTCCAAGGCCCCTTCTCCGTGAGCCAAATCAAGCGGGCGCGGGAAAGAGGGCTTCTAGAGATCAACCTAGTGAACATCCGGGACTATTCTCCTTTTAAGCACCGCGAGGTAGACGACGCGCCTTTCGGCGGCGGAGGGGGCATGATCCTCCGCCCCGAGCCCATCTACCTGGCGCTGGAGGCAATAAGGGAGCGGCGGGGAGGAAAGCTGGGCCCGGTGATCCTGCTCTGCCCCCAGGGAGAGAAGTTTTCCCAGCGCCTGGCTTGGGAGCTGGCGCGAGAGGAGCACCTGGTGCTGATCTGTGGCCACTACGAAGGGGTGGACGAGCGCGTCCGCCACTTGGCCACGGGCGAGATATCGATAGGGGACTTTGTACTCACCGGGGGGGAGCTGGCGGCCATGGTGGTAGTCGATGCGGTGGCTCGTCTTCTGCCCGGGGTTCTAGGGGATGAGCGGGCACCAGCGGCCGACTCTTTTGCCGGAGGGTTACTGGAGCATCCGCATTACACCCGCCCCCGCGTATTTCGGGGGGAAGAAGTCCCCGAGGTGCTCACAAGTGGGCATCACGCCCGCATTGCCCGCTGGCGCCGGGAGGAGTCTATCTTACGGACGCTGGTGAGGCGCCCCGACCTCCTGAGCCTGGCGGAGCTCACCGAGGAAGATCGGAAGTTTTTAAGGGAGCTTAAGCAACGGATCGAAGTCTTGGGTGTGTAA
- the rplS gene encoding 50S ribosomal protein L19: MQDLKQVFADEEHLQKEIPDFRPGDTVRVHFKVVEGGRERTQVFEGVVIRRRGGGLDETFTVRRVSYGVGVERIFPLYSPRLEKIEVVRRGRVRRARLYYLRELKGKAARIEERR, translated from the coding sequence ATGCAGGATTTAAAACAGGTATTTGCTGATGAGGAGCACCTGCAAAAGGAAATCCCCGACTTCCGTCCCGGAGATACAGTGCGGGTGCACTTCAAGGTAGTGGAAGGAGGCCGGGAGCGCACCCAAGTCTTCGAGGGTGTGGTGATCCGGCGCCGGGGCGGGGGTCTCGATGAGACCTTTACTGTACGGCGGGTGTCCTACGGTGTAGGTGTGGAACGCATATTCCCGCTCTACTCGCCCCGGCTGGAAAAGATAGAAGTAGTGCGGCGGGGCCGGGTACGGCGGGCGCGCCTTTACTATCTTCGCGAGCTAAAGGGTAAGGCTGCCCGCATCGAAGAGAGAAGATAA
- the rimM gene encoding ribosome maturation factor RimM (Essential for efficient processing of 16S rRNA), whose amino-acid sequence MRPDFITVGEIVAPHGYRGALKVLPLTDFPERFLGMKEAMVLLKGRRTTYTVKRARLHGKFVLLELVGVERMEEAEALRGGLVQVPREEVYPLPPGHYYIFDLIGMEVFTEEGAFLGKIEAVLSTRANDVFSVRSPEGKEILIPALKTVVCSVDVPGRKMTVKLPEGLL is encoded by the coding sequence ATGCGGCCGGATTTTATAACCGTAGGGGAGATCGTGGCCCCGCATGGTTACCGGGGGGCCCTCAAAGTCTTACCCCTGACCGACTTTCCGGAGCGCTTTTTGGGAATGAAAGAAGCCATGGTCTTGCTTAAAGGCCGGCGCACCACCTACACGGTAAAGAGGGCGCGGCTGCACGGGAAGTTCGTCCTGCTGGAGCTGGTCGGGGTGGAAAGAATGGAGGAAGCAGAGGCTCTGCGTGGGGGGCTGGTGCAGGTGCCCAGGGAGGAAGTATACCCTCTCCCCCCTGGGCACTACTATATCTTCGACCTGATCGGCATGGAGGTCTTCACCGAAGAAGGAGCCTTCCTGGGGAAGATAGAGGCGGTGCTGAGCACGCGGGCCAACGACGTCTTTAGCGTCCGCTCCCCGGAGGGGAAGGAAATTCTCATCCCCGCCCTTAAGACGGTTGTATGTTCGGTGGACGTGCCCGGCCGGAAGATGACGGTAAAGCTCCCAGAAGGACTTTTGTAG
- the ylqF gene encoding ribosome biogenesis GTPase YlqF, whose amino-acid sequence MSLHWYPGHMVKARRLLRAHLPLVQVVFELLDARIPYSSRNPDIAELLAGKPRVVVLNKEDLADPQATRAWLAYLEREGHPALAVNSLTGKGLNKLEEALRRVAKPGRTGILRGMVVGIPNVGKSSFINRLVRGRAAAVGAKPGVTKGKQWIKVTPNFELLDTPGVLWPRFEDPEVGLKLAVTGALKEEVIDVEAAALWLAFWLQEHYPDALAKRYPFAAGKAPEEFLEELGRYRGFFLEGGCVDRVKAAVALLKDFREGRLGRFTLDPVA is encoded by the coding sequence GTGTCCCTGCACTGGTATCCCGGACACATGGTTAAGGCCCGGCGTCTGCTCCGGGCCCATTTACCTTTAGTACAGGTAGTTTTTGAGCTTCTGGACGCCCGCATACCTTACTCCAGCCGCAATCCCGACATCGCCGAGCTTCTGGCGGGCAAACCCCGGGTGGTAGTGCTCAACAAGGAGGACTTGGCCGACCCCCAGGCCACCCGAGCTTGGCTTGCCTACTTAGAGCGAGAAGGGCATCCCGCCTTGGCAGTTAACTCTCTCACCGGGAAGGGACTGAATAAGCTGGAAGAGGCCCTGCGGAGGGTGGCCAAGCCCGGCCGTACAGGAATCTTACGGGGCATGGTAGTGGGGATTCCCAACGTGGGCAAGTCAAGTTTCATTAACCGCCTGGTTCGGGGGCGGGCAGCGGCGGTGGGAGCCAAGCCCGGCGTCACGAAGGGGAAGCAGTGGATTAAAGTAACCCCGAACTTTGAGCTTCTAGATACTCCCGGTGTGCTCTGGCCCCGTTTCGAGGACCCGGAGGTAGGGCTCAAGCTGGCTGTTACTGGTGCTCTCAAGGAAGAGGTAATCGATGTAGAAGCGGCAGCTTTGTGGTTGGCTTTTTGGTTGCAAGAGCACTATCCCGATGCTTTGGCCAAGCGCTACCCTTTTGCGGCGGGAAAAGCGCCGGAGGAATTTTTGGAGGAATTGGGCAGGTATCGGGGGTTTTTCTTGGAAGGGGGCTGCGTAGACCGGGTTAAGGCGGCGGTGGCCTTGCTCAAAGATTTCCGGGAAGGGCGGCTAGGACGTTTCACTCTGGATCCTGTTGCATAG
- a CDS encoding RNA-guided endonuclease InsQ/TnpB family protein — translation MAWSDKSHPHRLLLTKQFPLGLEVVPVFRPVMRAVNRIWNSCVWHSRETFRQENRWPTEAELKTKSKSFAAWCELHSQSAQAVVEEYFEAVSAYRKHRENGHLEMNPPGFKPKDHLRTVTWKRQGFDVEGNTLVLKLSRGKEPVKVVLPEGWDVVVLPDGTEVKGVPVEVKVKAVVRRNVENLVLHVTLDLGVMPVHRAGAVSAYDYNSALVARAVSNGRLDLFVCRELLSLVQYRNKIIAGFQEKMGRLKEGSRRWKRCLSAKVRVLKRLDRCIRQMEHTLTKSFAGLDGAEDVAFAVVGNLRGLRCSARTGMKGKKASQKINHMAYDRLAREQRYKNLMRDIETDTWTEKNTSSTCCLCGARNPAWRRYRGLWVCGRCGLVLQADLNGAANLLKQYLFGSCTGRAEPFTFKEVRVWRWDGRHNRFVQVSPRAA, via the coding sequence GTGGCCTGGAGCGATAAGTCACACCCCCACCGGCTCCTTTTGACCAAACAGTTCCCGCTGGGCCTGGAAGTAGTGCCGGTCTTCCGGCCCGTCATGCGGGCGGTCAACCGCATCTGGAACTCCTGCGTCTGGCACAGCCGGGAGACCTTCAGGCAGGAGAACCGCTGGCCGACGGAGGCAGAGCTCAAGACAAAGTCTAAATCCTTCGCCGCGTGGTGCGAACTTCACTCCCAGTCGGCCCAGGCGGTGGTAGAAGAGTACTTCGAGGCCGTGTCTGCCTACCGGAAGCACAGGGAAAACGGCCACCTGGAAATGAACCCGCCGGGCTTCAAACCGAAGGACCACCTCCGCACCGTCACCTGGAAGAGGCAGGGCTTCGACGTTGAAGGCAACACCCTCGTGTTGAAGCTCTCACGCGGGAAGGAGCCTGTCAAGGTCGTGCTGCCCGAAGGCTGGGACGTGGTCGTCCTGCCGGACGGCACGGAGGTGAAGGGCGTCCCGGTCGAGGTCAAGGTGAAGGCGGTTGTCCGCCGCAACGTGGAAAACCTGGTGCTCCACGTGACCCTCGACCTGGGAGTGATGCCTGTTCACCGTGCGGGTGCCGTCTCGGCCTACGACTACAACTCCGCTCTGGTGGCCCGCGCTGTATCCAATGGCCGACTCGACCTGTTTGTATGCCGGGAGCTCCTTTCCCTGGTGCAGTACAGGAACAAAATCATAGCGGGGTTCCAGGAAAAGATGGGCCGCCTAAAGGAAGGCTCCCGCAGGTGGAAGAGGTGTCTTTCCGCGAAGGTACGTGTGTTGAAGAGACTCGACCGTTGCATAAGGCAGATGGAGCATACTTTAACAAAGTCCTTCGCGGGACTGGACGGAGCAGAGGATGTAGCCTTTGCGGTGGTAGGAAACTTAAGGGGCCTGCGCTGCTCCGCCCGTACCGGAATGAAGGGTAAGAAGGCCAGTCAGAAGATCAACCATATGGCCTACGACCGGTTGGCTAGGGAGCAGCGCTACAAGAACCTCATGCGGGACATTGAGACCGACACCTGGACGGAGAAGAACACGTCCTCCACGTGCTGCCTTTGCGGCGCCCGCAACCCTGCCTGGCGGAGATACCGGGGCTTATGGGTGTGCGGGAGGTGCGGGCTGGTCCTGCAAGCCGACCTCAACGGCGCGGCCAACCTCTTAAAGCAGTACCTCTTCGGCAGCTGCACCGGCCGAGCCGAGCCTTTTACCTTCAAGGAAGTACGGGTCTGGCGCTGGGACGGGAGGCACAACCGGTTTGTGCAAGTATCTCCAAGGGCCGCTTAA
- a CDS encoding KH domain-containing protein — translation MKELVEILAKALVDHPEAVDVRLVEREKSVRIELRVAPEDVGKVIGKQGRVARAFRQVVKAAAARSGKKVVVEIL, via the coding sequence ATGAAAGAGCTGGTGGAAATTCTGGCCAAGGCTCTGGTGGATCACCCGGAAGCGGTGGACGTGCGACTGGTGGAGCGAGAGAAATCGGTGCGCATCGAGCTCCGGGTAGCTCCCGAGGATGTGGGTAAGGTGATCGGCAAGCAGGGACGGGTGGCCCGCGCCTTCCGCCAGGTGGTCAAGGCGGCGGCAGCCCGTTCGGGAAAGAAGGTAGTGGTGGAGATACTTTAA
- a CDS encoding YraN family protein, with product MRGKRAEEVAAVYLRKAGWEIIERNYRCRWGEIDLIAREGETIVFVEVRSRSNLAFGLPEESIGRRKQEKLRKVARYFLARLGRELPCRFDVIAVAWDAATGEIKSLRHLRNVL from the coding sequence TTGCGTGGGAAGAGGGCCGAGGAGGTGGCGGCCGTCTATCTCCGGAAAGCCGGCTGGGAGATAATAGAAAGAAACTACCGCTGCCGCTGGGGAGAAATCGACCTCATCGCCCGTGAAGGGGAAACGATAGTCTTTGTGGAAGTCAGAAGCAGAAGCAATCTGGCCTTCGGTTTGCCGGAGGAGAGTATCGGCAGGCGCAAGCAGGAAAAACTCCGGAAAGTAGCTCGCTATTTTCTTGCGCGGCTCGGACGCGAGCTCCCCTGCCGCTTCGACGTCATAGCCGTGGCGTGGGACGCGGCCACGGGGGAGATAAAGAGCCTGCGGCATTTACGGAATGTCCTGTAG
- the eam gene encoding glutamate 2,3-aminomutase, with protein MGLFLIQEKLEEEKLKREAALARAAELKERIKDYLEAKASIPSGLEMAEKIEGNRRRIMAYFGIGESEWADWRWHLKNRITSVEVLEKLIPLTQEEKEAIRQVERVYRWAVSPYYLSLMGEDPSCPIRRQALPSAAELEDEVGSLDPMAEEWTSPAPGITRRYPDRLIINVTNRCAMYCRHCQRRRNIGEVDRDRTRWELEEALEYIRQNKEIRDVLLTGGDALLLSDSVLDWLLTELDRIPHVEIKRIGTRVPVTLPQRITDNLCRILAKHPPIYLNTQFNHPREITKEAKAACDRLAEAGVVLGNQAVLLRGVNNHPFIMRKLNQELLKIRVRPYYLFQAKLVKGTTHFVTPIEEGIEIMEYLRGYTSGLAVPTYIINAPQGLGKIPILPQYLLAIDEDHVVLRTWENKIVRYPNIGRKREPGMA; from the coding sequence ATGGGGCTTTTTCTCATCCAGGAGAAGCTGGAAGAAGAAAAGTTAAAGAGAGAAGCTGCCCTGGCTAGGGCGGCAGAACTCAAAGAGCGCATAAAAGATTACCTGGAGGCTAAGGCTTCCATCCCCAGCGGCCTGGAGATGGCAGAAAAGATTGAGGGCAACCGCCGGCGGATAATGGCCTACTTCGGCATCGGCGAGTCGGAATGGGCTGATTGGCGCTGGCACCTCAAAAACCGGATCACTTCGGTGGAGGTGCTGGAGAAGCTTATACCTCTAACCCAAGAAGAAAAAGAGGCCATCCGGCAAGTGGAGCGCGTTTACCGCTGGGCCGTATCTCCCTATTATCTTTCCTTGATGGGAGAGGATCCTTCCTGTCCCATTCGTCGCCAAGCCCTGCCGAGCGCTGCCGAGCTGGAGGACGAAGTAGGCTCACTTGATCCCATGGCTGAGGAGTGGACCTCGCCTGCTCCAGGAATCACCCGCCGTTACCCCGATCGCCTGATCATCAATGTTACCAACCGGTGCGCCATGTACTGCCGCCACTGCCAGCGGCGGCGCAACATCGGGGAAGTGGACCGGGATCGCACCCGCTGGGAACTAGAGGAGGCCCTGGAGTACATCCGCCAGAACAAGGAGATCCGGGACGTACTGCTTACCGGAGGGGACGCTCTGCTTTTGAGCGACTCGGTGCTCGACTGGCTTTTGACCGAACTTGACCGGATACCGCACGTGGAGATAAAGCGCATAGGAACCAGGGTGCCTGTCACGCTTCCCCAGCGAATAACCGATAATTTGTGCCGCATCCTGGCCAAGCACCCGCCCATTTACCTCAATACCCAGTTCAACCACCCGCGAGAGATCACTAAAGAAGCCAAGGCTGCTTGCGACCGTTTAGCCGAGGCTGGGGTGGTCCTAGGCAACCAGGCGGTTCTGCTGAGAGGGGTGAACAACCATCCCTTTATCATGCGCAAGCTCAACCAGGAACTTTTAAAGATCCGGGTGCGCCCTTACTACCTGTTCCAGGCCAAGCTGGTCAAGGGGACCACTCATTTCGTGACTCCGATCGAAGAAGGGATAGAGATCATGGAGTACCTGCGCGGCTACACTTCCGGCCTGGCCGTACCGACTTACATAATCAATGCTCCTCAGGGTCTGGGGAAGATTCCCATCCTTCCTCAATACCTCTTGGCCATTGACGAAGACCATGTCGTGCTGCGCACCTGGGAGAATAAGATCGTTCGCTATCCCAACATAGGGCGCAAGCGGGAGCCCGGAATGGCCTAA
- a CDS encoding YlqD family protein gives MEKIVVTRPVVIKVKLTPRYREMLLARLAHALELAERELKRVEAELGRLRIKGNAVTLAEALENLRREKAAARDRLRQQYESVKNLPLGTELVQGRTESLVEVGVGDEASRLGPVEIVIEEGKIVAVREQGL, from the coding sequence GTGGAGAAGATTGTTGTTACCCGGCCCGTGGTGATTAAAGTGAAGCTTACCCCCCGCTACCGGGAAATGCTGCTGGCGCGCCTTGCCCACGCTCTGGAGCTGGCCGAGCGGGAGCTTAAGCGGGTGGAAGCGGAGCTGGGCCGGCTGCGGATCAAAGGAAACGCGGTAACCTTAGCGGAGGCCCTGGAGAATCTGCGGCGGGAAAAAGCGGCGGCGCGCGACCGCCTGCGCCAGCAGTACGAATCGGTTAAAAACCTTCCTTTGGGCACAGAGTTGGTGCAGGGGCGCACAGAAAGCCTGGTAGAGGTGGGGGTCGGGGACGAGGCCAGCCGTCTGGGGCCGGTGGAGATAGTGATAGAGGAAGGAAAAATAGTGGCGGTGAGGGAACAGGGGCTCTGA
- a CDS encoding ribonuclease HII encodes MERWEEKFWEQGFRRVAGVDEAGRGPLAGPVVAAAVIFPPSLDLPLLKDSKLLSPKKRWELACRIVELAEDWAIGIGSVAEIDLLGIREATFRAMYRALCSLRLPPDMVLIDGNSSPPLPWPHLTIVKGDSRVASVAAASILAKVTRDRLMEDLHPLFPQYNFKRHKGYPTKEHKELLARYGPVSLHRRTFAPVRHFWEDKKNG; translated from the coding sequence ATGGAGCGCTGGGAGGAAAAGTTCTGGGAGCAGGGTTTCAGGCGCGTAGCTGGGGTTGACGAAGCGGGCCGGGGCCCCCTAGCAGGCCCCGTAGTGGCCGCAGCAGTAATCTTTCCTCCCTCACTTGATCTGCCTTTACTCAAAGACTCAAAGCTTTTATCTCCCAAGAAGCGCTGGGAGCTGGCCTGTCGCATAGTGGAGCTGGCTGAGGACTGGGCCATAGGGATAGGGTCGGTGGCGGAGATCGACCTCCTGGGAATAAGGGAGGCCACCTTCCGGGCCATGTACCGTGCCTTGTGCTCCCTCCGCCTCCCTCCTGACATGGTCCTGATTGACGGCAACTCTTCCCCCCCGCTGCCCTGGCCCCACCTGACCATAGTCAAAGGGGACAGCCGCGTGGCCTCGGTGGCCGCGGCTTCCATTCTGGCCAAGGTAACGCGGGACAGGTTGATGGAGGATCTACACCCGCTTTTTCCGCAGTACAACTTCAAGCGGCACAAGGGTTACCCTACCAAGGAGCATAAAGAATTGCTGGCTCGCTACGGCCCCGTTTCTCTACACCGGCGCACTTTCGCCCCGGTGCGCCATTTTTGGGAGGATAAGAAAAACGGATGA
- the rpsP gene encoding 30S ribosomal protein S16 — MAVRIRLKRIGAKNNPRYRIVVADSRSPRDGRFIEEIGYYNPVADPAELKIDVEKAREWLAKGAQPTDTVRNLLVRAGVISG; from the coding sequence TTGGCGGTGCGCATAAGGCTCAAGCGGATCGGGGCCAAGAATAATCCTCGTTACCGCATAGTAGTGGCCGATTCGCGTTCGCCCCGGGACGGTCGGTTCATCGAGGAGATTGGCTACTACAATCCGGTGGCCGACCCGGCCGAACTGAAGATCGACGTGGAGAAGGCCAGGGAGTGGCTGGCCAAAGGAGCCCAGCCCACCGATACTGTGCGCAACCTGCTGGTGAGGGCCGGCGTCATAAGCGGTTAA